From the genome of Syngnathoides biaculeatus isolate LvHL_M chromosome 15, ASM1980259v1, whole genome shotgun sequence:
agcattaaaaactaaaaataaagatgaaaataaatacatatttttaaaagccACTCATTTTCTATATATTCTGTCCTCAACCAGGTTCTGCTCTGACCCGTGGATCTGTGTACTGTTAATCTGTCAGATCCACATGCAAATATTAATTAAAGTGCAAAATCCCTCTTTAAAATTAAAGATACACAAAAGGGTCGCAGGACACTGTAACCCTCGCTTCTCcacatatttttccatttataaaaaggtttcatttttcacaaaattttgCTATCCGCAGTAGGGGATCCAGTGTACAATGACGTGttattcttatttaaaaaaaaaaaaaaaaaatgaaaattttgtgtggaaataaaatgaaaataaaataaatggatagatTAGATTCACTTCCATCCATTTCTATGTAAAATGCTGATTTGATATGAAAGTGCTTTGAGTTACCAGTGCACATGCGACAAATGAAAGTTGTAAATCAtagcaatatttttatattcacaCCTCTTTAACAGTGCTGCTCTTCTCGATGTTAATGTCCATCTCGATTCCAGCAGGTGGCGCTGCACCCACAGCAAAGTGCAGGAAAAGCTGCAACCACAACAAAGAGAAACGCCATTCGTCATACGTACTTTCTAATATATGCATACAAAATTGTCATTATCTTATTGTTACTCATGCATTCTATTAttcgtgtaaaaaaaataaagaaataaaaaaataaaaacctgcgACGCCTCAGGGGCCCGGCCCGGACAAAGCACCACGGTGGTCGTGAGCCGCACGCCGGCCTCTCGCACGCACAGGTCCTCGCACACTGTTCACACAACCGGGGCGGGGGCGTCACAACTCCGCCCGTGTTCAAAAAGGCAGAAGATTACAAGGGAGCCGCAACTTTTAAGGATTTAATGCGGCCCGGCAATGACAGAGCGCGCGGGGCTGTTTGCTAAATGATGGGGGGAGTTTCCAGCCCGCGCGCGGCCGCCAAACGCCACACATCAAACAAAGTACCTGGAGGAAGGAGTTTCCCTGTGCCGTCCACAGATCTCAGGCAGTATTCTGCACCTGGTGGGAAGGAAAAACGGAAATTTACCAGCACAGAAGTCCACAAAAGTGCAGATGAACAGTCGGTACACGCCCTCATTTCAACTCCCTGACGTAGGTTGGGTGGAAGCAGGCTGAGCTCGTATCCAAAATTCTCGACTATCAGTGGTGCTCAAACTTATTACGCCAAATAccaacttcaaaaaaaaaacataatgaccagtagtaaaatataaaatatcatcAAGTAGTAGGACAAAGTGTTCATCTAGATTAGATAAAGTATGACTTTATCGTGAGCCAAGCAAAGCAAAGTCGTCAAGAGGGAAAACATTTACCGCtatgactaccgtaatttccagcctacaagccgcgactttttttcccccacacactttcaaccttgcggtttaggcggtgatgtggctaatttgcgcattttttttttctaacggccgcaagggaacactcgagcgtaaaaggtacgaatgagaccggtggaatatatgtgccgaggaagtgacttaccggccctgttaacgctgtgcTTGGGTTAGCACTGttagcgtcttgctgctgtgtttcggTGATATTtgccggtaagttttattttaacccctCTTAGCGttggcgctagctttagcatggTGCTAGCGATAGGGTTAGCGCGAATCTAGCTTtgacactagcattagcactagagttaaactctttatgtgtacagtcttttttcgtaaatatctcgtgtttcaaagtgGGTAGTTAGCATTATCGCTcgggttagcgctgtgctagcttgttgctgctgtgttactggcgtatctcaatgatatttaccagttttattttaactggccctgttagcgttagtgttaaCACGGCGCTAGCTGTAGCCCTaccattagcactagcgttaaaccctttctgtgtaccgtctttttttgtaaatacctcatttcaatgtgggcacttgcggcttttacacagctgcggcgtatgtatgtactaaatggtatttccattacaaatgtactcggtgaggcttgtaaccaggtgcgctttgaaggccgggaattacggtacattgcGACGGCGTACATTAGAAATAAaactatacatccatccattttcttagccgcttatcctcacaaggatcgtggttgcattggagcctatcccagctgtcaacagttaggaggcggggtacaccctgaactggttgccagtcaatcggagggcacattgagacaaacagccgcactcacaatcacacctaggggcaatttagagtgcccaattactgttgcgtgtttttgacatgtgggaggaaaccagagtgcccagagaaaacccacacagacacgaggagaacatgcaaactccacacaggtgggtccgagatcgaacccgggacctcaaaactgtgaggccattgctttccagctgctccaccgtgccgccagtaaTAAAACTCCATGGGACCAAAATAAAGTGAAATCTGTCATAACATAACATTTCTAATTGTTGAACGTCCTTGCCTGGGAGTCGCAGCTCGTTGATGGCCCTCTCTTTCACCTCGCGCAGCACCTGGAAagacacaaacaaatcaaagtggCAAAACTgaagagaaagcaaaagaaaaagtggacaAAATGGCTGACCGTGTCCCCCGCAGCAGGGACTCTGACTTTCCGGCCCTCCGCCCCGTTGCCCCCTGCGAGGCTGCAACCGTACGGTTGAAACTGCACCTGGAGCCAGCGACAGTCGGACGGCGTCAGCACGGTGATCACGTCTCCATTTAAGGTGAACATTCTGAACaaaacagaccccccccccaaaaaaaaaaaaaagagttataacatttaaagatgaaatatgaaatgcagatttttttaaaattatttgtgtgaaaaaagtaatcTAAATTTTGTGTAATTGCAATAAACAAATCtacatacagtgatgcctcggttctcgaccacaatccgttccagaaaacagttcgaaAAGTGGATTTTTCGAAGACCAAATCGATgttccccattacaatgaatggaaaaagaaataatgcgttccaagcttaaaaaaattaGGTTTTTGAAAGCactttttttagcttttcatgACAAtcaactgcatagtagaaatacatgtatagtttaaatacttttaataataatttatctCCCTtgaaaagtcaaatgaaaatgacaacacaTGTGACTTACCCGCTATCAAGAGACTGCGGTTCCAGCACCAGCAGGGCGTCTCCATCTTTGAGCGACAGCTCCTTGAGGGTCCGGGACATGTCGTCGGACGGAAACGCTCTCCACGCGCTGGCGCCGGGACCCTGGCCCGCCCCGCGCGCTCCTCCTTTCCCCCCCGCCCGCTCCTGACACAGCAGACTCCCGGCGGGCTCCCCCAGGGTTTCCTGCACGTCGTTGAGGGTAGCGGCGCTCGCGAACGCAACGGCCTCCTTTTTGAGCCCCCCGCTGCCGACGTTCTCGCCGGCCTCTTTCGACGCCGCGCCCTCCAGGCTGGGTCGGACGACGGTGAGCAGAACCGGCTCCCACTCGGCTCCGGTTAGGACACTCGCGCCGGATATCTGAAAAGATTATAGATTATTTAAAATTTAGCTTGTTACATCTGCCAAGGAGCCAATGTTTTTTAGTTTGGCTTCGTTTCTCACCTCTCGCCCgttccaaacaaaaatgtcgggGTTCGTCGTAACGCCTGCACCGAGGAGTGACACGGCGTCATCTGAAACGAGTAAACATCCCCGATTAACGAGACGTGCGCTGGATTCTAACGCTCGTGGCGTTCTGTTCAAGTGTCCAACCTGCGAGCGTGTCGTACAGGTGGAGGCCGGCTGGAAGCATCTTGGCCAAGGTCAGAGCAATGTCTCCATCCCATTGTTCCTCTTTCTAATTAAAACAAGACACCGTCTATTTCTGCTGATGGATGAATCGGGtccaattctttttttaatatatacctGATAAATAGCTAATCGCAGGTCTCCAACCGTCTTTCTGCAGTCAAAAATGAGCGGGGTGCCGGCACTGGACTCTTTGCTGATGGACTGCAGGGCTCCGTTTACCAGCCTGTAAGAGGACGCCAGGTGGAGGCGCAGCTCTACCAGGTTGTTTCTGGCCTCGTACTCCTCCCTGTGATTCGGAACACTATTGACTCAGATCGGAATCGGACTCACATCATCGTTGCGGTGTTGCGATATGCGGCAATTCATTACTTTTgaatgtttgtgttcaaataaaggcAAACCTTGACTTTTGAGTTTTGGGTTTTGGcgtagcgttagtgctagcactagcgttagcgcggctctaacgttagcactagcattagcgctagcacaggggtgcccagacatttttaaaccaagatctacttttcaagcagccaggctCTCGCGATCgataaaaaatagatggatggcaaatcaaattggtCAAAAGATCTAAAAATCTCCAACAAAATGACATGATCCGTTCAAGAACAGTCAAGAAATAAATTCACGTGTGGGTATTTGGAAAGGGTTACGGAAGCCATTTCTAAACCTTTAGGATTCCAGCGAACCACAGGAAGAGCCATtcaactcacagttctgaggaccagagttcaatcccagccctccctgtgtggagtttgcatgttctccccgagcctgcgtgggtttcctccgggcactccggtttcctcccacatcccaaaaacatgcaccattaattagacactctaaattaccccgaggtgtgatggtgagtgcaactattatctgtctctatgtgcgctgtgattggctggcaaccacttcaacccgttgacagctgggataggctccagcactcccgcgacccttttgaggataaggggctcagaaaaatggatggatggatagtgatATTGAATTAGAAGCTTGCTAACTGAATGAAATACCGTATACTCAAAGGTCAAGGTAAAACTGTAGTTGGATCGCTACCAAAGCCTGCCAAGCATATCAAATTACATGCCCAGTTCTAAAGATTCAGTACGTGGTTCTACATTTGGGCTCCACTGCTACGTGACAGCGTTACTGCGTTTTGTATTTGGTAATTTCCAGTCTTGCTCAGGTTTTATGCGGCTGGATTCGACTTTGTAAGGGTTGCAGAATGAGCTGCGGTACCGCATCTGCTGCAGATTGTGGTTCTCCTCCCGAGCCATCTGGATGAGATGATGAGGAACTTTATAGTGAGAACTGCGCAGCGCTGCAAAACCATACATCAACATCAGTTTTTTGGTCTTCTCAGACGCGCTGCGTTTTTTGTGGTTGTTACCTTCGGTGGGCCGCTGCAGCTGCCTCTTCCTGTAGAACAACATGTAGGCACTTTCTTTGCCCTGGAACTGCTTCTTTATGTCCGACTCCCTGATGGAGGTCACGGTGGAGTCGTTCAGGTCAAACCAGTGGCTACCCTGCGGACACACACGACAGGAACTTCTACCACTTAACATCGGACGGAAAGGTTCTTTTTTTACGCATTTTATTTACTGCCCGTGTGGACCTCTTGTTGCCGCTCCTGCTGAGAAAAAGTGTCCCCTTCTAGGCCTGCAGTTGCGGGGTGCTCACTCACCGGGCCAGGCGGTTCTGCCTTCAAAGCCACGTGGGTGCAGTTGGGCGCCAACGTGAAAACATCACTGTGGGACTTCAGGAACTGTttgatcgggaaaaaaaaaggaaaaaaaaaaaaaacataaggaaGGTCTCAGTTTGACTGTCAAAATACACAACGATTACTGCATAACAATCAGAAAACTGAAACCAGTGAAAAATCGCAACACAATCTCCTTTTGGGGATAATGTAAAGAAATCAGTTGTCTTTTTAACAATTGCCAACCTAATTGAGTTGTGATATTAATtgcataattttctttttttttatgcttccaTCCAagaattttcttttgccgcttatcctcacgtcaTATTGGAATAAAAGTGTAGGCTACACCTCTTGGTGGCGGTGACATACTAGAATGAAAGTGAAACTTTTTATAACCTCTCAATGGTGGCATATATttagaaaatgtgatttttttttcattttcctcttaCCTCCGCCATATATTGCACTTTTGATtgactttactttttttctgggggggggtgtGCATTATTAATTACGGTACAGTAATCGGATAGTAAATCAAATCAATTAGAGCTTTAACTTCAAAAGAAGTGTTAGCTGTTAAGTTAGCTGGTCAAGAAAAAACTGATACATATCcagccatcccttttctttgccgcttatcctcacgagggtcgcggggagcgctggagcctatcccagctgtcaacgggcaggaggcggggtacaccctgaactggtaagccagccaatcgcaaggcacatagaaacagacgaCAGCCGCACACActatcacaccgaggggcaatttggagtgtccaatttatgttgcatgtttttaggatgtgggaggaaactggagtaccttgagaaaaaccacgcaggcacggggagaacatgcaaactccacacaggcgggtctgggattgaacccgggacctcagaactgggaagccaacgcttttaccagctgtgccGCCTATTTTTTCGCTTTCATTCTGCAATCCAGAAACCGTAACATGCACCGCTTAATTGCTTACACTAACAACATTGCTGCGACTACATTAGCTAGGTTACAAAAGCACAGCTGACGggacatgagaaaaaaaaaaatctgaaatcagaTTTCtgtgaggtgaaaaaaaataaaataaatcagagATTTTATAAAACTCGCTCACCAAACCCAAATTTGCAAAACAAGCTTGCTAACTAACGTTCCAAAGAGGTaataaatcaaaaaagaaaaaagaagggaaaaaaataaccttgACAATGGGGCCATggtcttttttaaaagttttactCCAGGAGGAACCGATCTTCTCCATGAGTTTCTGGCCCAGCTGGTCCAATCGGACATTCTTTGATGGCTCCTAGAGAGtgaaaagagggggggggggggggggggggggggagagagagagagagagagagagagagaaaccatCACtgccaaacacacaaacaaattatatatatatatttttttttattttatacctGGTCAATAATGGCAGTGAGGACACCCAAAGGGTCATTTTCATTGAGTTGCTGCTCTGCCTTTGGAGGTTTCCTtctgttgttgtcgtcgtcgtcgtcgtcctcctgacAAACAAGCAGACGAGATCAAATTCATCCTTCAATCatatcctccatttttttccccctgccgtTTTTCCACTCACCGGCGGCTCCCAGCAGCCGAGGCATTCGATGTCTCTGATGTAAACGTGGTAATGGCCGCCGTAGCAGCCGCCTTTGTGAATGATCACGGAGAACAGCTCGTAGTGGTAGTCGGCGTCACCTCCGCCTGTCTGGAATGAGCCAAAAGCACTGCGCTGTGACGCTAATTAACGTGAAagacgtaccgtaatttccggcctacaagccgcgacttttttccgcacgctttcaaccccgtggtttatgcggtgatgcggccaatttgtgcattttttttctaacgaccgcaagggggcactcgagcggaaaaggtaagagtgagaccggtggaatatatgtgccgaggaagtgacttttacccaccctgttagcgctgtgctagcgtgttgctgctgtgttactggcatgtctcagtgatatttactggtaagttttattctaactggccctgttagcgttagcacagtgctagctttagcattagcgcggcgctagtgttagcaccatcctggcgttaaactctgtgtactgtctttctttgtcaatatctagtgtttcaatgtgggcacttgcggcttttacacagctgaggtgtatgtatgtaccaaatggtatttcctttacaaatgtactcggtgaggtttGGAACCacgtgcgctccgtaggccgggaattgcggtacATGCAGTATCCCCAAAAATCTGCATGCATACAAATTTGCGTGTGCCGGAACGCAAATCTGCTTAGGTTCGTGTCAGGGTTTGTAGTCTACCTGCTCACAAAATGGCCGCAGGTTGATTGTCAGGGGGAAGCTGTAGTGGCCCGTCTCCTTGTAGCGCTCACACTTAGCAAAGTCAAAGCTGAATCTCAGCAAGGATATGGTCAGGAACGGGGGgagcttcctcaacttggcaGACTGCGGAAAAGCacaaccacttaaaaaaaaaaaaaaaaaaaagaggaaaaaatacttacgatatgatgacaataaaaattaaaaatttgaacCTTTCCAGCTGTGACCAGTCTGCCACACACGCCGCAACGATACAGATTATTTCCTTCGAACAATTCCTCCTCCACAAACATGTTCCGCAAAGCCTCCTCAAGGCTGGAAAGGCCGCAGACGCACACCGTCAGGTCCAGGAAGTCCTCCTGGTTTACAAGGCGTCAACATCTTTCTTAGCTCCCGCGTTAAGAACCGAATCTTCACAAACATGCTGAAGGGGGACGGCGGGTGGCGAGGACCTGCCGCTGGCTGACGTTGCCGCACTCCTTGCAGGAGATGCTGTTGACGATGGTGCCGTGGTACAGCCGGCGGATGAGCGTGCTGCCGGAGGTGCCCAGCAGGGAATTTTCCAGAGCGCTGAACAGAATCCGGTTCAGTTCCTGCACGTCGTGCTGGTTTGTTCCCTGTGCAACCACAATCATAAAAAATTATGATTTCTCCAAGAGACCAAGCCCTGCCATGAATAGCAAAAATCCACCAATAATTGACGCCCCTCACCCCGTAAAAACGGTTTAGCATTGCTGATGaaggccacaagatggcagcaacgTACGACTCTTGTCCAAATGAAGTGCCTCAACTCACTTTGATTTAGTTCCTTGGTACCAGGACGCCACAAATGACAGCAAACCACGGCTTTATTGTGCATACACGAGTATTTCAGTGAACAACAGAAAATccacccatccgttttcttcgctgcttatcctcacaagggtcacggggagtgctggagcctatcccagctgctgttaagcaggagtcggggtacaccctgaattgattgccagccgatcgcagggtacatggagacagacaagtcacactcacgatcacacttagggtccgggattgaacccgggacctcagaactgtgacgtcgacgctttccagttgagccaccgtgccgccacaaaagcattcatgcaagaaaaaaaaaaggcaatattgCCAGTAATACTTTTGTAGGTAAAAAGGAGCAACAATATACCACAGCTCCGAAAACCAAATCAACTTGTAGGCTCGGAAGCGCCCCCACACGAGAGACGAGCGTTTCAAAACGTTTTCAGTCTTCTTTACATAACTTTCCTCTGAGTTGCTGCACTTCCAAATGTGTCATAACAGGGCCTTAAATTCTACGTGGTACAGTACAGTGTTGACGAACCCGATGCAGCTGAACTGCCTCTGGACATAAAAGAAATTCCTTCACTCAGGCAGCTTTGACCTCTTTGCGGCATCCGGCAGGCCTGGAATCAATATCGCGATTGATAAATCATACATCAATCAAGTCATCGAAGCTTTTGGAAGTCTCTCTCTGTGTTTTTGTCAATGAACACCGACGGGTTCAAGGGTCCCGATCCGGttgtattttccacactgttAAACTGAATTTTTTAACATTGCGTGACTACTCATAGCCCATAAAGATTATATGAGATGCTGAATGAGGAAAATCATAAAAGCATTTTGctcaaggggggaaaaaaaagtcctctttcaaagacaaagaaggggagaaaaaaaaagtataaatggaGGTAATAAAGTCTCAATATTGCCGGGAAAGGTCATATTTTGGGGGACATAATACAGCTTCATGttcccataaaaaaaattgtaatattgcCAGAATGATTATGTGCTCGGGAAAAATTAAATCCTAATATTCTCAgaataatgttttttatttttattttgtaggaataaaattgtattttttaagaaAGTATGAATATTgccgttggatcagctggtaaaacgttggcctcacatttctgaggtcccgggtttgatcccggacccacctgtgtggagtttgcatgttctccccggtgcctgcgtgggttttctcaaggtactccggttttcctcccacacattaattggacactttaaattgcgcataggtgtgattgtgagtgcggctatttgtctccatgtgccctgcgattggttagtgacctattcagggtgtaccccgcctcctgcccattgacagctgggatacgctccagcactccacgtgaccctcgtgaggataagcggcaatgaaaatggatggatgaatggaatgcAGCTTaatgtttgtattgaaaaaatatatatattttataatccCAGAATTATTGTGTGCTTGGAAAATATGAAATCCCAATATTCTCAGAGTAatatttttgaagatttttttttttttaatttcccaggaataaaattttattttttaagaaagaGTATGAATATTGCCaagattttgtcacatttgcagaGTAAACAAATTTAACATTACCAGACTGAAGTCATATTTTGGGAAGAAAACTAAAGCCCTAATATTGCCAAAATAATGTTGCATTTGTGGTGGGGAGAAAAAGGCTATTATTTCCAAGattttgtcatatttaaaaaaaaaaaaaaagtcttacctTTGCCAGAataaagtttaattttttttttttttttttgggggggggggcttctacTTCCAAGAtaaagtctttgttttttagGAAAAggtcttatccatccatctattttctgatccgcttatcctcacgggggtcgcgggagtgctggagccaatcccagctgtcaccggcaGGACGCGGGGTGAACCCAGAACTGCTTGCCAGCGAGAATTAAATCCAATTTTTGGCAGGGAAAAACCATAATACTtggattattctttttgttttgtgtgtgtttttttttaaggaaaaaaacttCTTCATATTCCCAGAATAACATTAATTATGGTATGAACACGCACCTGGCTGCTGTTCCAGCCAAAGCTCTCAGTGAGGGCGGCCGTGGAGGCGCTCTGCTGGTTCACCAGCAGAAGACGAGCGAAGAGTCTCTGGAGTTCCAGAGGGATGACGCGGACCTACGGAGGGAAGTCGCGCGACACTTCATGGGGGAAAATAAACGCGCATGATTAAATGAGATCCAATGCAGACGCTGCATTAATTAACCCCAGTCTCATGATGGTTTGAATACAAAACTTTCTAAAAAGGTtcacatcaaaatgtttttacaaatgTTGAAGTTGGTTGTGTATATAACACCGATTCGCTTACAACAAAACTGCGGAGTGTGAAAATGCTGAGCGGCAAGTAACTCTGGGAAACCACGAGTTACAATGgcctatagactgttttcgactgacgtcacacaccttccgatttacaACGCGAGCGCCATCTTGGGTTGGTGGATTCGAGTAAACGCACCGTAACCAAGCAGGAATCCTTTTAGAAAGCCGTacgaatgggggcgcactgcaaTGTtgtcggttgctcaaacggaaGCGGGCGATGctaagcgtctttctttcgactgccggCTGTGCTCAAGAAccggtgcgagaaaacggagcagttagcaagcaaacggcgacaactgtggctgtctcgtattagcataACCGATCTAGCGGCAAAGTCATTGGAATTGCACGCAGTCATTGCATT
Proteins encoded in this window:
- the usp40 gene encoding ubiquitin carboxyl-terminal hydrolase 40 isoform X1, with protein sequence MFGNLFEEDGEEGEGGEGGYSNSGAGRVAKAGDEPPPPRGKSKLCGILNQGGTCYLNSLLQTLLFTPEFRDELFALGTDELGCLEDKDKPGAKVRVIPLELQRLFARLLLVNQQSASTAALTESFGWNSSQGTNQHDVQELNRILFSALENSLLGTSGSTLIRRLYHGTIVNSISCKECGNVSQRQEDFLDLTVCVCGLSSLEEALRNMFVEEELFEGNNLYRCGVCGRLVTAGKSAKLRKLPPFLTISLLRFSFDFAKCERYKETGHYSFPLTINLRPFCEQTGGGDADYHYELFSVIIHKGGCYGGHYHVYIRDIECLGCWEPPEDDDDDDNNRRKPPKAEQQLNENDPLGVLTAIIDQEPSKNVRLDQLGQKLMEKIGSSWSKTFKKDHGPIVKFLKSHSDVFTLAPNCTHVALKAEPPGPVSEHPATAGLEGDTFSQQERQQEGSHWFDLNDSTVTSIRESDIKKQFQGKESAYMLFYRKRQLQRPTEALRSSHYKVPHHLIQMAREENHNLQQMREEYEARNNLVELRLHLASSYRLVNGALQSISKESSAGTPLIFDCRKTVGDLRLAIYQKEEQWDGDIALTLAKMLPAGLHLYDTLADDAVSLLGAGVTTNPDIFVWNGREISGASVLTGAEWEPVLLTVVRPSLEGAASKEAGENVGSGGLKKEAVAFASAATLNDVQETLGEPAGSLLCQERAGGKGGARGAGQGPGASAWRAFPSDDMSRTLKELSLKDGDALLVLEPQSLDSGMFTLNGDVITVLTPSDCRWLQVQFQPYGCSLAGGNGAEGRKVRVPAAGDTVLREVKERAINELRLPGAEYCLRSVDGTGKLLPPVCEDLCVREAGVRLTTTVVLCPGRAPEASQLFLHFAVGAAPPAGIEMDINIEKSSTVKECLQAMLSAIGIEGSCWHLRRLDWCEEVGEALGDEDASLSEMNVTSGDTLIVSEGRIPPKGFLEMSVWMRLDPVSMATNVNHNDNGHAGEQAGEADAASQANSHPPELRRVGQVEISVEVSLEDLKTQVLTLPAFKYERRPAAFLRVWKMEARKPVRILRGNQDPLRKLNITSGTDICVQLLPKEEDLGPKEIALSVRMGVPGKRRYWPPQELIWDASRDSTAAGLRGAVAQFYGLAAGSVVLAKYQPHKQVWEELCWSRQLSKRKKRSKADSLLGAPFHLKDGDVIGVKNVLIDNKDFNTQEHVEGQAERQKKGESTGASNCTRSQNKAAKKPEVALSINVGIFSNNGL
- the usp40 gene encoding ubiquitin carboxyl-terminal hydrolase 40 isoform X2, translated to MFGNLFEEDGEEGEGGEGGYSNSGAGRVAKAGDEPPPPRGKSKLCGILNQGGTCYLNSLLQTLLFTPEFRDELFALGTDELGCLEDKDKPGAKVRVIPLELQRLFARLLLVNQQSASTAALTESFGWNSSQGTNQHDVQELNRILFSALENSLLGTSGSTLIRRLYHGTIVNSISCKECGNVSQRQEDFLDLTVCVCGLSSLEEALRNMFVEEELFEGNNLYRCGVCGRLVTAGKSAKLRKLPPFLTISLLRFSFDFAKCERYKETGHYSFPLTINLRPFCEQTGGGDADYHYELFSVIIHKGGCYGGHYHVYIRDIECLGCWEPPDDDDDDNNRRKPPKAEQQLNENDPLGVLTAIIDQEPSKNVRLDQLGQKLMEKIGSSWSKTFKKDHGPIVKFLKSHSDVFTLAPNCTHVALKAEPPGPVSEHPATAGLEGDTFSQQERQQEGSHWFDLNDSTVTSIRESDIKKQFQGKESAYMLFYRKRQLQRPTEALRSSHYKVPHHLIQMAREENHNLQQMREEYEARNNLVELRLHLASSYRLVNGALQSISKESSAGTPLIFDCRKTVGDLRLAIYQKEEQWDGDIALTLAKMLPAGLHLYDTLADDAVSLLGAGVTTNPDIFVWNGREISGASVLTGAEWEPVLLTVVRPSLEGAASKEAGENVGSGGLKKEAVAFASAATLNDVQETLGEPAGSLLCQERAGGKGGARGAGQGPGASAWRAFPSDDMSRTLKELSLKDGDALLVLEPQSLDSGMFTLNGDVITVLTPSDCRWLQVQFQPYGCSLAGGNGAEGRKVRVPAAGDTVLREVKERAINELRLPGAEYCLRSVDGTGKLLPPVCEDLCVREAGVRLTTTVVLCPGRAPEASQLFLHFAVGAAPPAGIEMDINIEKSSTVKECLQAMLSAIGIEGSCWHLRRLDWCEEVGEALGDEDASLSEMNVTSGDTLIVSEGRIPPKGFLEMSVWMRLDPVSMATNVNHNDNGHAGEQAGEADAASQANSHPPELRRVGQVEISVEVSLEDLKTQVLTLPAFKYERRPAAFLRVWKMEARKPVRILRGNQDPLRKLNITSGTDICVQLLPKEEDLGPKEIALSVRMGVPGKRRYWPPQELIWDASRDSTAAGLRGAVAQFYGLAAGSVVLAKYQPHKQVWEELCWSRQLSKRKKRSKADSLLGAPFHLKDGDVIGVKNVLIDNKDFNTQEHVEGQAERQKKGESTGASNCTRSQNKAAKKPEVALSINVGIFSNNGL
- the usp40 gene encoding ubiquitin carboxyl-terminal hydrolase 40 isoform X3, whose protein sequence is MFGNLFEEDGEEGEGGEGGYSNSGAGRVAKAGDEPPPPRGKSKLCGILNQGGTCYLNSLLQTLLFTPEFRDELFALGTDELGCLEDKDKPGAKVRVIPLELQRLFARLLLVNQQSASTAALTESFGWNSSQGTNQHDVQELNRILFSALENSLLGTSGSTLIRRLYHGTIVNSISCKECGNVSQRQEDFLDLTVCVCGLSSLEEALRNMFVEEELFEGNNLYRCGVCGRLVTAGKSAKLRKLPPFLTISLLRFSFDFAKCERYKETGHYSFPLTINLRPFCEQTGGGDADYHYELFSVIIHKGGCYGGHYHVYIRDIECLGCWEPPEDDDDDDNNRRKPPKAEQQLNENDPLGVLTAIIDQEPSKNVRLDQLGQKLMEKIGSSWSKTFKKDHGPIVKFLKSHSDVFTLAPNCTHVALKAEPPGPGSHWFDLNDSTVTSIRESDIKKQFQGKESAYMLFYRKRQLQRPTEALRSSHYKVPHHLIQMAREENHNLQQMREEYEARNNLVELRLHLASSYRLVNGALQSISKESSAGTPLIFDCRKTVGDLRLAIYQKEEQWDGDIALTLAKMLPAGLHLYDTLADDAVSLLGAGVTTNPDIFVWNGREISGASVLTGAEWEPVLLTVVRPSLEGAASKEAGENVGSGGLKKEAVAFASAATLNDVQETLGEPAGSLLCQERAGGKGGARGAGQGPGASAWRAFPSDDMSRTLKELSLKDGDALLVLEPQSLDSGMFTLNGDVITVLTPSDCRWLQVQFQPYGCSLAGGNGAEGRKVRVPAAGDTVLREVKERAINELRLPGAEYCLRSVDGTGKLLPPVCEDLCVREAGVRLTTTVVLCPGRAPEASQLFLHFAVGAAPPAGIEMDINIEKSSTVKECLQAMLSAIGIEGSCWHLRRLDWCEEVGEALGDEDASLSEMNVTSGDTLIVSEGRIPPKGFLEMSVWMRLDPVSMATNVNHNDNGHAGEQAGEADAASQANSHPPELRRVGQVEISVEVSLEDLKTQVLTLPAFKYERRPAAFLRVWKMEARKPVRILRGNQDPLRKLNITSGTDICVQLLPKEEDLGPKEIALSVRMGVPGKRRYWPPQELIWDASRDSTAAGLRGAVAQFYGLAAGSVVLAKYQPHKQVWEELCWSRQLSKRKKRSKADSLLGAPFHLKDGDVIGVKNVLIDNKDFNTQEHVEGQAERQKKGESTGASNCTRSQNKAAKKPEVALSINVGIFSNNGL